One window of the Chitinophaga niabensis genome contains the following:
- a CDS encoding ligand-binding sensor domain-containing protein, translating to MLSETLFANNGFRFRYIDLPNTLREGNIKDMEIDRHGLLWISTSRGLHRYDGNRLLTFDLVSKPAIINIAITRLYADRSDNLWVGTQSGISKFDLKNWTTTAINQKGQPGRPARSLFVKEFYEAKDGTIYVGSSDAKIYRIVKDQLELVADLTKINPNPSGLSSIDMIREIEGGELLVTCNGKFVTLKKQNGNYTVNRYYSMPEIDGHISKEVFYHPSGKVIFYVETRGVYTLNLQTSSVLPLAYAAKDSITKEDRAYLFPLPHNRLGIFFNNRGFFSYDVNDATAQAYAPGLADYFRNIRVRYIRENKRKLYFGFHKGIAEVQQVNSPFRNTLSTPSIETSPLSIRSIYRHADGMFYIGSYKDGFSRLNMNTGEREVLSKKIVYTSLLWSKDRLLLATEGDGLQWFDLKTQTMRPLLLDTTNLPFNKRPHNRYMLSLNRENDSMVWVGTYFGVYLLNVNTGISRTAFKGAAEEILRQSKVYDIIIHGSKRYFATLEGIFAYTPQSGQLIRLFEDGDASHAGGDYYCIEPVQKELWAGTNGRGILVFNEDGKVLREINVSDGLAGNAVYTLIRRGEEVIVGTDQGLSLINIHDQHIRNYTRLDHLPSNEFNHSAFLTYDDQVFLGTLNGITAFTVNDLKAYKPADTLVSLCFTDFTTGTRNKLLHDFTMPYKPLTAIEVNPEVQYFSLRFGGVDNAIEQLHYYYRLTDKAAWQEIGRQHEMSFVGLAPGDYNLELVTLLPGEKVYKTIMSIPLIVNPAYYQTWWFRILVLLVLTGIGWLIFRYRMRELLKEQQLRTKIAGDLHDEVGSSLTRIYFQADRLSTQPGDAASLQKIAASSKDALSTMSDMVWSIDSRFDTAADLVSRIKDHLMNLQNDLDLTCSLTLKGDYAARSLSQMVRQNFFLIFKEAVNNAARYASEPHMKITLTFGPEIVLQVSNVYDGSRMKMKHYQGGQGLQHMQLRAAKMKGTLEVHAEEKVFELCLTVPG from the coding sequence ATGTTATCGGAAACCTTATTCGCCAATAATGGTTTTCGTTTTCGTTATATAGACCTGCCTAACACTTTGCGGGAAGGTAATATCAAAGATATGGAGATAGACCGGCATGGTCTTTTATGGATCAGTACCAGTCGCGGTCTCCACCGGTACGACGGCAACCGCCTCCTCACTTTCGACCTGGTCAGTAAACCCGCTATCATCAATATTGCCATCACAAGATTGTATGCGGATAGATCGGATAACCTATGGGTGGGCACACAAAGCGGTATCAGTAAATTTGATCTGAAGAACTGGACCACTACTGCTATTAATCAAAAGGGCCAGCCGGGGCGGCCTGCCAGGAGCCTGTTCGTAAAAGAATTTTATGAAGCAAAAGACGGCACTATCTATGTTGGCTCCAGTGATGCAAAGATCTACCGCATTGTGAAGGACCAGCTGGAACTGGTAGCGGACCTTACAAAGATCAATCCTAATCCCTCCGGCTTATCGTCTATTGATATGATCCGTGAAATTGAAGGAGGGGAGTTGCTGGTTACCTGCAACGGAAAATTTGTGACCCTCAAAAAGCAGAACGGAAATTATACAGTGAACCGGTATTATTCCATGCCGGAGATAGATGGGCATATCAGTAAAGAGGTCTTTTATCACCCTTCCGGCAAAGTGATCTTTTATGTGGAAACACGTGGCGTATATACATTGAACCTGCAAACAAGCAGTGTTTTACCTTTGGCATATGCTGCCAAAGACAGTATTACAAAGGAAGACAGGGCTTACCTTTTTCCATTACCGCATAACCGGCTGGGGATCTTTTTCAACAACCGCGGCTTTTTTTCTTATGATGTGAACGATGCAACCGCACAGGCTTATGCGCCGGGCCTGGCAGATTATTTCAGGAATATCAGGGTAAGGTATATCCGCGAGAATAAACGGAAATTGTATTTCGGTTTTCATAAAGGAATTGCAGAAGTGCAGCAGGTGAATTCTCCTTTTAGGAATACACTCAGCACACCTTCCATAGAAACTTCCCCGCTTAGTATCCGCAGCATTTACCGGCATGCTGATGGCATGTTCTATATCGGATCTTATAAAGATGGTTTTTCCCGTTTGAACATGAACACCGGTGAACGGGAGGTACTGTCTAAAAAGATCGTATATACTTCACTGCTATGGTCAAAAGACCGTTTGCTCCTGGCCACAGAAGGAGATGGCCTGCAGTGGTTTGATCTGAAAACACAAACGATGCGGCCGCTGCTGCTGGATACCACTAACCTGCCCTTTAATAAACGGCCGCATAACAGGTATATGCTGAGCCTGAACAGGGAGAATGATTCCATGGTATGGGTAGGTACTTACTTCGGCGTATACCTGTTAAATGTGAATACGGGCATTTCCCGGACGGCATTCAAAGGTGCTGCTGAAGAAATTCTCCGTCAGTCCAAAGTATACGATATCATTATTCATGGTAGTAAAAGATATTTCGCCACACTGGAAGGCATCTTTGCTTATACACCTCAAAGCGGCCAATTGATAAGGCTCTTCGAAGACGGGGATGCTTCCCATGCAGGAGGGGATTATTATTGTATAGAACCTGTACAGAAGGAATTATGGGCAGGCACAAACGGAAGGGGTATACTGGTGTTTAATGAGGATGGAAAGGTATTGCGGGAAATAAATGTCAGTGACGGCCTCGCGGGTAATGCGGTATATACGTTGATCAGGCGGGGAGAAGAAGTAATAGTAGGAACAGATCAGGGGCTGAGCCTGATCAATATACATGATCAGCATATCCGCAATTATACCCGGCTGGATCACCTGCCTTCCAATGAATTCAATCACTCGGCTTTCCTTACCTATGATGACCAGGTTTTTCTTGGAACACTGAACGGTATCACTGCATTTACGGTGAATGACCTTAAAGCATATAAACCTGCAGATACACTGGTATCACTTTGCTTTACAGACTTCACAACAGGTACCAGGAATAAGCTGCTGCATGATTTTACCATGCCTTACAAACCTTTGACGGCCATAGAGGTGAACCCTGAAGTACAATATTTCTCCCTGCGTTTCGGAGGGGTGGATAATGCCATAGAGCAGCTGCATTATTATTACCGCTTAACAGATAAAGCGGCATGGCAGGAGATAGGGCGGCAACACGAAATGAGTTTTGTGGGTCTTGCCCCGGGAGATTATAACCTGGAACTGGTGACCCTGCTGCCGGGAGAGAAGGTATACAAAACAATTATGTCCATTCCGCTGATCGTGAACCCTGCTTATTATCAGACCTGGTGGTTCAGGATCTTAGTGTTGCTGGTACTCACAGGTATAGGTTGGCTGATCTTCCGCTACCGCATGCGGGAGCTGTTGAAGGAACAGCAGCTGAGAACAAAGATTGCCGGAGACCTGCATGATGAGGTGGGGAGTTCCCTTACCCGCATTTATTTTCAGGCAGACAGGCTGAGTACGCAGCCCGGAGATGCAGCGTCTTTGCAAAAGATAGCCGCTTCCAGCAAAGATGCACTGAGTACCATGAGCGATATGGTATGGTCCATCGACTCAAGGTTTGATACAGCGGCAGATCTTGTTTCCCGGATAAAGGACCATCTTATGAACCTGCAGAACGACCTTGATCTCACCTGTTCACTTACACTGAAAGGAGATTATGCGGCACGTTCACTGAGCCAGATGGTACGGCAGAACTTTTTCCTGATCTTTAAAGAAGCGGTGAACAATGCAGCACGTTATGCCAGCGAGCCGCATATGAAAATAACGCTCACATTCGGGCCGGAGATTGTATTACAGGTGAGCAATGTGTATGATGGCAGCAGGATGAAGATGAAGCATTACCAGGGAGGGCAGGGCTTGCAGCATATGCAGTTAAGGGCCGCGAAAATGAAAGGAACACTGGAGGTGCATGCAGAAGAGAAAGTGTTTGAGCTTTGTTTGACAGTACCGGGGTAG
- a CDS encoding C1 family peptidase has protein sequence MRALLIITTLLILQGAEAQVTGLRIPTADQTGKVAKVRPRAGVPPQSLPLEIDLAPLTPPPGNQGTIQGSCVGWSVAYGMTSYLKARQMGWSVYRPDNTANTNNILSPAFLYNQMNTDPSCRSGLLLFEAMTFAETNGAIPISQFAYDGTRCSRKPTPLQQQVAKTYRTMAHNRVFDVFSEPGTIVNTDVIRQHLADSNVVVLGVHLDNSFLHNTYGDRSNPSQPIVWSTFTPDCPLESCYHAMLCVGYNNEINAFKVMNSWGTEHGNDGYVWISYDVFRQAVKEAYIGYMQPRNATFAQVRSFISTVVPGEKSLQNEISDINWIKKGYYRRYNDLRVGCVDLNESDSTAIIRLTNTADKVVISTVELKVGDDFIEFEYGGRTISIRARGIINAGLNPRTKAVEYELIYRNSTGVPFK, from the coding sequence ATGAGAGCATTACTTATAATTACTACCCTTTTAATTCTCCAGGGGGCAGAAGCCCAGGTTACAGGCCTTCGCATTCCCACTGCTGATCAAACCGGTAAGGTCGCTAAGGTGCGGCCCAGGGCTGGTGTACCACCCCAATCGCTGCCGCTGGAAATAGACCTTGCGCCATTAACGCCACCACCAGGAAACCAGGGTACCATTCAAGGTTCCTGCGTAGGTTGGTCTGTAGCCTATGGTATGACAAGTTACCTTAAAGCCCGGCAAATGGGATGGAGTGTTTACAGGCCGGATAACACGGCAAACACAAACAATATCCTTAGCCCTGCATTTTTGTATAATCAAATGAATACAGACCCATCCTGCAGAAGCGGCCTGCTTTTATTTGAAGCCATGACGTTTGCTGAAACAAACGGCGCTATCCCGATTTCGCAATTTGCATACGATGGTACCAGGTGCAGTCGCAAACCCACACCACTACAGCAACAAGTTGCGAAAACTTACCGTACTATGGCGCACAACCGTGTATTTGATGTATTCAGCGAGCCGGGCACTATTGTGAACACGGATGTAATAAGGCAACATCTTGCAGACAGCAATGTTGTGGTTTTAGGCGTACACCTGGATAACAGCTTTTTACATAATACATATGGTGACCGCTCCAACCCTTCGCAGCCAATTGTGTGGAGTACGTTCACGCCTGATTGCCCGCTGGAGTCCTGCTATCATGCCATGCTTTGTGTTGGGTATAACAATGAGATCAATGCATTCAAAGTAATGAATTCCTGGGGAACGGAACACGGGAACGATGGTTACGTTTGGATCTCATATGATGTATTCCGGCAAGCGGTGAAGGAAGCATACATTGGATATATGCAACCACGTAACGCGACCTTTGCGCAGGTGCGATCGTTTATATCCACAGTCGTGCCTGGTGAAAAAAGCCTGCAAAATGAAATTTCAGATATTAATTGGATCAAAAAAGGTTACTACCGCCGTTATAATGATCTAAGGGTAGGTTGCGTAGATCTTAACGAAAGTGATAGTACTGCGATAATCCGTCTTACCAATACTGCTGATAAAGTGGTTATTTCTACTGTTGAATTAAAAGTGGGCGATGACTTTATTGAATTTGAATACGGAGGTAGAACTATCAGTATCAGAGCGCGCGGCATCATCAATGCAGGCCTTAATCCTCGAACCAAAGCGGTAGAATACGAACTTATTTACCGTAACAGTACCGGCGTTCCGTTCAAATAG
- a CDS encoding redoxin domain-containing protein, which yields MLEIGTQAPDFSLHSTPDQKVSLQDFKGKNVILAFYPADWSPVCGDQMALYNEMLSIFRKYDAQILGISVDSAWSHTAYSQDRKLHFPLLSDFEPKGAVAKKYDVYDAKEGQCERGLYVLDGEGIVRWHYLSPIGINPGADGIIEALETITQK from the coding sequence ATGTTAGAAATAGGAACCCAAGCTCCTGACTTTTCACTTCATTCCACCCCTGATCAAAAAGTATCTTTACAGGATTTTAAAGGGAAGAATGTAATACTGGCTTTTTACCCGGCAGACTGGAGCCCTGTTTGCGGCGACCAGATGGCTTTATACAATGAGATGTTATCTATCTTCAGAAAATACGATGCGCAGATCCTGGGCATTTCTGTGGACAGCGCATGGAGTCATACCGCCTATTCGCAGGACAGGAAATTGCATTTCCCCCTCCTCTCCGACTTTGAGCCCAAAGGAGCAGTAGCCAAGAAATATGATGTATACGATGCCAAAGAAGGCCAATGTGAAAGAGGTTTATATGTATTGGATGGAGAAGGGATCGTACGCTGGCATTATCTCTCCCCCATCGGCATCAATCCGGGTGCAGACGGGATCATTGAAGCGCTGGAGACCATCACCCAAAAATAA
- a CDS encoding DUF2157 domain-containing protein has protein sequence MNIQLFEKLSGEGLVSPESLQKVKAAESKKLFSLHWELKTILYLGVLLLSGGLGILIYKNIDTIGHQAILFTIAALCLGCFYYAQRHKPRFSWHKVLSPNSLFDYSVLLGCLLFVTFISYMQAQYNVFGTRYGLAAFFPMVLLSFSAYYFDHIGVLSLAITNFAAWLGVSITPYHIFSQNDFTSDRLIYTGLFLGVFLIAAGLFSTRKNIKQHFSFTYHNFGTHILFISLISAMVVFEHMYLLWFLILTGVAFAIYTMALKNRSFYFLLITILYAYVGLTYVVLRSLFIQDLDTIALALFYLVGSGIGLVVLLVHLNKKVKQHDSL, from the coding sequence ATGAACATACAATTGTTTGAAAAACTTTCAGGAGAAGGCCTTGTTTCCCCTGAATCACTCCAAAAAGTAAAAGCTGCGGAAAGCAAAAAGCTCTTTTCCCTGCATTGGGAATTAAAGACCATCCTCTACCTGGGCGTATTGTTACTCAGCGGCGGGCTGGGCATCCTGATCTACAAGAATATCGATACCATCGGGCACCAGGCTATTTTGTTTACCATTGCCGCCCTTTGCCTGGGATGTTTTTATTACGCACAACGCCATAAACCGCGTTTTTCCTGGCACAAGGTACTTTCACCTAACAGTCTTTTCGATTACAGTGTATTACTGGGCTGTTTGCTGTTCGTGACCTTCATCTCCTATATGCAGGCGCAATACAATGTTTTTGGCACACGTTATGGCCTGGCCGCTTTTTTCCCGATGGTGCTCTTATCGTTCAGTGCTTATTACTTTGATCATATCGGCGTACTCAGTTTAGCGATCACCAACTTTGCTGCCTGGCTGGGTGTTTCTATCACGCCCTATCATATCTTCTCACAAAATGATTTCACGAGCGACAGGCTGATCTATACCGGTTTGTTTTTAGGCGTGTTCCTGATTGCAGCAGGTTTATTCAGTACAAGAAAGAACATCAAGCAACACTTCTCGTTCACTTATCACAACTTCGGTACGCATATTTTATTCATCTCCCTGATCTCTGCAATGGTGGTGTTTGAGCATATGTACCTGCTCTGGTTCCTGATACTTACCGGTGTTGCTTTTGCTATTTATACCATGGCATTAAAGAACCGTTCCTTTTACTTTTTACTGATCACCATTCTCTATGCTTATGTGGGGCTTACCTATGTAGTATTGCGTTCCTTATTCATCCAGGACCTGGATACCATTGCGCTGGCACTGTTCTACCTCGTTGGCTCCGGCATTGGTTTAGTGGTACTCCTTGTTCACCTCAACAAAAAAGTAAAACAGCATGATAGCTTATAA
- a CDS encoding response regulator transcription factor → MVHLGIIEDDAEIRNTLVEFFNDQPGFTCVVTAGTVEAFMHTWENDVRLDIVLSDIGLPGESGIAGISQIKKRSPQCQVVMLTVYDDPDRIFQALCAGATGYLLKQTPLLKIKEGLLSLNEGGAPMSPGIARKVVAYFNPKTPDTIPLKITPREAQVVQAIEEGLTNKEVAIRLGISLETVKSHIKSIYQKLEVNSRHAIIRGKY, encoded by the coding sequence ATGGTACATTTAGGCATTATAGAAGACGATGCGGAGATCAGAAATACACTGGTTGAATTCTTTAATGATCAACCCGGCTTTACCTGTGTTGTTACCGCCGGTACGGTAGAAGCCTTTATGCATACCTGGGAAAATGATGTACGCCTGGATATTGTACTCTCAGACATTGGCCTGCCCGGTGAATCCGGTATTGCCGGCATCAGCCAGATAAAGAAACGTTCCCCGCAATGCCAGGTGGTGATGCTCACGGTATATGATGATCCGGACAGGATCTTTCAGGCCCTGTGCGCCGGTGCTACCGGTTATTTACTGAAACAAACACCTTTATTAAAGATAAAAGAAGGCCTGCTTTCCCTGAATGAAGGAGGTGCGCCCATGTCTCCGGGGATTGCACGTAAAGTGGTCGCTTATTTCAATCCTAAAACCCCGGATACCATCCCTTTAAAGATCACTCCCCGGGAAGCTCAGGTGGTGCAGGCCATTGAAGAAGGACTGACCAATAAAGAAGTAGCTATCCGCCTGGGCATTTCTCTTGAGACGGTTAAATCCCACATCAAAAGCATCTACCAGAAGCTGGAAGTGAACAGCCGCCATGCCATTATCAGGGGCAAATACTAA
- a CDS encoding SDR family NAD(P)-dependent oxidoreductase, with the protein MDLQLKGKTAFISGSTQGIGFAIALQLLKEGASVVINGRTEDRVKEAVEKLQQQVPGATVSGVAADFSKAADVNKLIEKLPVVDILVNNAGIFEPKPFEEITDEEWLRFFEVNVLSGVRLSRHYFQHMLQQNWGRIIFISSESAVMIPEEMIHYGMTKTAQLSISRGLAELTKNTNVTVNTVMPGPTKSEGVVEFIKQVAISKQITPEEAEKDFFKTMRPSSLIQRFADVSEIANLVTYVASPLSAATNGAALRADGGLVKSIV; encoded by the coding sequence ATGGACTTACAATTAAAAGGAAAAACGGCTTTTATCAGTGGCTCTACGCAAGGGATCGGTTTTGCCATCGCATTACAGTTGTTAAAAGAAGGGGCCTCCGTAGTCATTAATGGCAGAACGGAAGACCGGGTGAAGGAAGCGGTGGAGAAACTCCAACAGCAGGTACCCGGAGCTACGGTATCAGGTGTGGCCGCAGATTTCTCAAAAGCGGCAGACGTCAATAAACTGATCGAAAAGCTGCCGGTGGTAGATATCCTCGTGAACAACGCAGGTATTTTTGAACCTAAGCCATTCGAAGAAATAACAGACGAAGAATGGCTCCGTTTCTTTGAAGTGAATGTACTGAGTGGTGTGCGCTTATCCCGCCACTATTTCCAACATATGCTGCAACAGAACTGGGGCAGGATCATCTTCATCTCCAGTGAATCTGCCGTGATGATTCCGGAAGAAATGATCCACTACGGGATGACTAAAACAGCACAGCTCTCTATCAGCCGCGGATTGGCAGAACTCACCAAAAACACCAATGTAACCGTGAATACGGTGATGCCCGGCCCTACAAAATCCGAAGGTGTGGTGGAATTTATTAAACAGGTGGCGATCAGCAAACAGATCACACCGGAAGAAGCAGAGAAGGATTTCTTCAAAACCATGCGCCCCTCTTCTCTCATTCAGCGCTTTGCGGATGTATCCGAAATAGCCAACCTCGTAACTTATGTAGCCAGTCCGCTTTCCGCAGCCACCAATGGCGCTGCTTTACGGGCAGACGGAGGATTGGTGAAATCTATCGTTTAA
- a CDS encoding DsbA family protein: MAKLTPPVNKEDHAEGAADAPVTLVEYGDFQCPHCGAAHPILKQLQQMHGKDLRLIFRHFPLSNSHPMAIPAAIAAEAAARQDKFWEMHDMIFEHQNELSPEAFVKFAGKLKLNIKAFEADSEDESLAEKVDASFESGVRSGVNGTPSFFINGSKYNGGYDAASLSEAITAAAQ, from the coding sequence ATGGCTAAACTTACCCCGCCGGTTAATAAAGAAGATCATGCAGAAGGTGCTGCAGATGCACCTGTTACCCTTGTAGAATACGGTGATTTTCAATGCCCCCATTGTGGCGCAGCGCATCCTATTTTAAAGCAATTACAACAGATGCATGGCAAAGACCTGCGCCTCATCTTCCGTCATTTCCCTTTATCCAATTCACACCCCATGGCTATTCCTGCAGCAATAGCAGCAGAAGCCGCGGCAAGGCAGGATAAGTTCTGGGAAATGCATGATATGATCTTTGAACACCAGAATGAGTTAAGCCCTGAAGCATTTGTAAAGTTTGCCGGTAAGTTAAAGCTGAATATAAAAGCTTTTGAAGCAGACAGTGAAGATGAATCTTTGGCGGAAAAAGTGGATGCTTCTTTTGAAAGTGGTGTACGCAGTGGCGTGAATGGCACTCCTTCCTTCTTTATCAACGGCAGCAAATATAACGGTGGCTACGATGCCGCTTCCTTATCTGAAGCCATTACGGCTGCAGCACAATAG
- a CDS encoding SGNH/GDSL hydrolase family protein: MKRLSTMFLVCSALALFSFTPAKKKKVIFFGDSITQAGVGPEGYITQMKSMLPADGYELIGAGIGGNKVYDLYLRMEDDVLNKQPDIVVIYIGVNDVWHKSSHGTGTDLDKFEKFYRALIKKIQAGNAKVVLCTPAVIGEKKDGENAQDADLNKFSNVIRKISEDTKLPLCDLRKLFMDYNLQHNAENNEKGILTSDRVHLNKEGNALVAKNLADIIAKL, encoded by the coding sequence ATGAAAAGACTCTCAACAATGTTCCTCGTTTGCAGTGCCCTGGCCTTATTCTCTTTTACTCCGGCCAAAAAGAAAAAAGTGATCTTCTTTGGTGATTCCATTACGCAGGCAGGTGTAGGCCCGGAAGGATATATTACGCAGATGAAATCCATGCTTCCTGCAGATGGATATGAACTGATAGGTGCCGGCATCGGCGGCAACAAAGTATATGATCTTTACCTGCGCATGGAAGACGATGTGCTGAATAAACAGCCTGACATTGTAGTGATCTATATCGGTGTAAATGATGTATGGCATAAAAGCTCACATGGCACCGGCACTGACCTGGATAAATTTGAAAAGTTCTACCGTGCACTGATCAAAAAGATCCAGGCCGGCAATGCGAAAGTAGTATTATGCACACCTGCAGTGATCGGAGAAAAGAAGGATGGAGAAAATGCCCAGGATGCAGACTTAAATAAATTCAGCAACGTGATCCGCAAGATCAGCGAGGATACAAAACTACCTTTGTGTGATCTGCGCAAATTGTTTATGGACTACAACCTTCAGCATAATGCGGAGAACAATGAAAAAGGGATCCTCACTTCGGACCGGGTGCACCTGAACAAAGAGGGAAATGCGCTGGTGGCAAAGAATTTAGCGGATATTATTGCTAAGCTTTAA
- a CDS encoding serine hydrolase domain-containing protein produces the protein MKHLIKLLLTGAAFLSIAQNSRAQQEFSKIDSLITRHMAQQHIPGATALIIRNGKVIYKNAFGYADVASKRKMQTTDIFRIASQSKAITSLAVMQLWEDGKFLLDDAVSQYIPAFKNPSVLVSFNPKDSSYTSKPASREITIRDLLRHTSGIAYPAVFSDPVMWAIYQKAGVPSGIGTHVSNLKEKMTLLASLPLQHNPGEAWTYGLNTDLLGYLIEIWSGQPLDVYMQQHIFEPLEMKDTYFHLPKEKQARLVSLYEWNKGSLDKVTHPLYEGVNPLFPTLQGSYLSGGAGLSSTMEDYAHFLSMLLNKGVYKDKKILSRKTVALMLTNQLTDKMGISPNPAQAEDFQFSLGGFAVETAKNDYLSPFSIGSFTWGGAFNTHAWVDPQEKLIGLLFTQEYLSPWYSIGEEFKVLTYQALKD, from the coding sequence ATGAAACACCTCATAAAGCTGCTCCTCACAGGAGCAGCCTTCCTTTCTATTGCCCAAAATTCCCGGGCACAACAGGAATTCAGTAAAATAGATTCTCTCATTACGCGCCACATGGCGCAACAGCATATTCCCGGTGCTACCGCACTCATTATCCGCAACGGGAAAGTCATTTATAAAAATGCATTCGGTTATGCAGATGTGGCTTCAAAAAGAAAGATGCAGACTACAGACATCTTCCGCATCGCCTCCCAGTCCAAAGCTATCACCAGCCTGGCTGTGATGCAATTATGGGAGGATGGGAAGTTCCTGCTGGATGATGCAGTCAGCCAATACATCCCCGCATTCAAAAACCCGAGCGTACTGGTATCCTTCAACCCAAAAGATTCCAGCTACACCAGTAAACCGGCATCCCGGGAGATCACCATCCGGGACCTGTTAAGGCATACTTCCGGTATCGCCTACCCTGCTGTTTTCAGCGATCCCGTAATGTGGGCGATCTATCAGAAAGCAGGTGTGCCCAGTGGCATTGGCACACACGTTTCCAACCTGAAAGAAAAGATGACCCTCCTGGCCAGCCTCCCGCTGCAACACAATCCCGGAGAGGCATGGACCTATGGTTTGAATACAGACCTGCTGGGTTATCTCATAGAAATATGGAGCGGCCAGCCACTGGATGTATACATGCAGCAACACATCTTTGAACCGCTGGAAATGAAAGACACTTATTTCCATCTCCCGAAAGAAAAGCAAGCCCGTTTAGTGAGCCTGTATGAATGGAATAAAGGCAGTCTGGATAAAGTAACACACCCGCTGTATGAAGGCGTAAACCCTTTATTCCCCACTTTACAGGGCAGCTATCTATCCGGTGGTGCAGGGCTTAGTTCAACCATGGAAGATTATGCACACTTCCTCAGCATGCTGTTAAATAAAGGGGTATATAAAGATAAAAAGATCCTCAGCCGGAAAACAGTAGCACTCATGCTTACGAATCAACTCACAGATAAGATGGGCATCTCCCCCAATCCCGCACAGGCGGAAGACTTCCAGTTCAGCCTGGGAGGTTTTGCGGTGGAAACAGCTAAAAACGATTACCTCTCTCCATTTAGCATTGGCTCATTTACCTGGGGCGGCGCCTTCAATACACATGCTTGGGTGGACCCACAGGAAAAACTGATCGGGCTGCTGTTCACACAGGAGTATTTGTCTCCCTGGTACAGCATCGGAGAGGAATTCAAAGTATTGACCTACCAGGCATTGAAGGATTAA